The Candidatus Hydrogenedentota bacterium genomic sequence TTGAACCCGAAAACGCCGCGCCCTATAACGCCGTGCCCGTCAATGCGGAAGTCTTCGATCCCGTCAAGGCCTTCGACCCCTTCGACCGCGAATTCAATTGGAAGGCCATTAACGATTTCGTGGCCATGGACGATCCGGAATTCCTGGAGAGCGACGAGTATGGTCATTCGAGTGAAAAGGCACACACGCCGCGCGAGCAGGAGTAATCGAATCGTTCGGGTATGGCCCATATCGGTCCCGTAGCACGTTGGTCATCGAGTGCCGAGGAATTTTAACCACGAATGGACACGAATCCACACAAATAAGAAAGACAAATTCAACGCACGATTTCGCTCTTTGTAAGCATTGTAGCAACCTAAATATTGGTTCCTGACCCGGCAATCACGAGTCGCGGTATGTAGTATGGCGACAAGCTGCACTAAGCTTCCCTCTTATTCGTGTGAATTCGTGTCCATTCGTGGTTGGTTCGTTCAGACATCGTGAAGCCAGATTACTGCTCAACGCGAATTTTTCGGATGGCTGCGTCGTGCAGGGGCATGAAACCGTCAACGTGGAGATTGGTCTCAATGGATACCACCTTTCAATCGCATCGATTCCTTCTTCACTGCACCTTGGTGGTGGCGGCCATCTTGTTCCCACTTCACCGGGCCAGCGCGGAGCCAAACGAATACCTCATCGGTTACTACGGCGTGGGCGCTTCGGGTAGTAAGGTCGCCCATGTGATCGGGTTGATCCGGCCCGACGGCACGGACGAGCAGTTTCCGGCTTTTGATAAGCCCAACCAGCACAGTTGGGTCTTTGGACCGCAGTTCTCCAACGGGCGCCGCATCTTCCTCGGCAGCTCGGAAGAATTGGATGTCGCCAAAGTGCGCGCCGGCAAGGCCATGACGCGGGATTGGATTTACGATCTCCACACGAGCACCCTCGAAGCCGCCTGCGAAAAAGACCGTCAGGCGGATCAGCTCCGGCCTTACGCCCTTATTGCGGATGATACACGCCTTATCGAGACCGCGTATATCGGTAGCGAGGAACGTATCTTTATCAAGGATCTGGATGGTGCCAATGCGGTCGAACTCACCCACGAAAACGGCGGCTTTCACTACGCGCTGGAACTCAGCCACGACAAGTCGCGCATCGCCTGCCACGTCACCGGCGGCAAACCCGATTTCTACAATCCAGGGATGTACTCCATCAATGTGTTCGACCTCGAATCCGGAAAGCGCACTTTCGTTGCGGGCCAGCCGGAGCATCTGATGTTCGGGCCCCACTGGTCGCCCGACGATACCCGACTCGTTTACCTCGATTGCCTCGCCGCGCAGGACCCTGCCCACTTCCGCGCCGCCCTTGCGGTGGGAAAGGCGGACGGCTCGGAGCATCGCGCGATCACCCCCGGCCAGACCCACTGGTTCGGCACCCCCTACGGATCCAACATGTCCGAATGGTCGCCCGACGGCCAGACCGTGACCTATACCCGCCTCTCGGAGAATGCGACGAGAGACATGAGCGCGGGCGGCTCCCAACTCTGCCTGCTGAATCCGGACACCGGCGCGATTACGGAATTGACACCCGCCGAAGAAGGGACGTGGGACTACCGGGCCGCCTGGGCGCCCGACGGTAGCGTCATCGCCTTCGCGCGCGTCAAGAACGGCGGCGTCCGCGAACTCTGGCTCATGAACCCCGACGGATCCAATCCCCGGCGCCTCACCGATGGCTACGAACACCGGGGCGCGGATCACTTCCGTTGGTTGAAGGTGGCGCGCAGGGACTGACGCGGGCCAACAATCAAGTGCACCGTGTACTGAGTGCATGCTGTTGACCGAAAAAGGGATTTTAACCACAAAGAACACAAAGACCTCAAAGGAGAACTATTTGCTGTTCCTATGCGTTCTTTGCGCTCTTTGTGGTTAAATCTTTTTTATTTACTATTCGCGTAAATTTGCGTCCATTCGCGGTTCAACTCTATTCTGGTCCGTATATTTTTGACACGTTTACACACGGGAGCGCTGGAATGTCGCAGAAGATTACCGCCATCGGGATACTCGTCACCCTGCTGTGCCTCAGCACCTTCGCCATGGCGCAGGAGGTCCCAACGCCTCCAACCCCCGAGGCCCTGGCCACCGCAGCCGCCCCATCCCACGAGCCCGTCCCCGTGCCTCAGGCCGACGAACTCACCATGCAGCGTTATCGCTCCGGCAATATCGTCTGGGCGGTCAACCAACTCCTTGGCCTCGGCATCCCCCTGCTCTTCCTCGCCACGGGCTGGTCCGCGCGCCTTCGGGACAAATCCGCCCAGTGGGGCAAGCGCTGGTATTTCACCCTCGCGATCTACTTCACGCTCCTCAGCCTCGCCATGGGACTGCTCCAGCTTCCCTGGTCCTTCTACGTGGAGTTCGTCCGCGAACACGCCTACGGTCTCTCCAACCAGACTTTCGGCAAGTGGCTGAAAGACACCGCCATCACCACCCTTCTGGGTATCGTCGTAGGCGTGGCCATCATATGGGTACCCTACTTGCTCCTGAATAAAAGTCCCCGCCGCTGGTGGCTCTATACCGGCCTCCTCGTGCTGCCCCTGCTCATCCTCCAGGTCTTTATCACGCCCATCTGGATCGAGCCCCTCTTTAATAAATTCGACACCATGAAAGATAAAGCGCTGGAAGAAAAAATTCTCGCACTCGCCGCCCGCGCCGGCATCGATGGCGCCCGCGTCTTCGAAGTGGAAAAGAGCGAAGACACCAAGGCTGTCAACGCCTACGTCAACGGCTTCATGGACACCAAGCGCATCGTCCTCTGGGACACGGCCATCGAGAAGCTCAAAGAAGACGAGCTTCTCTTCGTCATGGGCCACGAAATGGGCCACTTCGTCATGAACCACGTCGCCCGCTTCATCGTCCTCGGCTTCGTCCTGACCTTCATCTCCTTCTACCTCGTCCACCGCCTATCCGGTGCCCTCATCCGCCGCTACGGCGCGCGCTGGGGCTTCACCGAACTTTCCGACTTCGCCTCCCTCCCCCTCATCCTCTTTATGATGAGCGCCATGTCCCTCGTCATCACGCCCGCCATCTTCGGCATCACCCGCTACCACGAACACGAAGCCGACCGCTTCGGCCTCGAGCTCACCCATCTCAACCACGCCGCCGCCACCGGCTTCGTCACCCTGCAGCAGGAAAACCTCGCCAACCCCAATCCCGGCTGGTTCTTCACCCTCTGGCGCGGCAGCCACCCCAGCATCGCCCAGCGCATCGAGTTCTTCAATACCTATCGGCCCTGGGAAACGGGCGAGCCATTGAAGTACGGGGAGTTGTTTGAGGAGGGGAAGTAGTTGGGACACGCGCACAGAATACACCGATTTCCCGGACGTGCCACAGGAATCTGTTCTACGATTTTTTTTTGCAAATCTGCCGAACCAAAATGCGAATTGAGATCCAATTGCGGGGCGTCTGAAGCTGGTCCATGCGCGAGCCTGATGAGAAGATGGTCTCGCTTTAATGGTCGGATGGAATCAGCAATACGACGCTTGTGTAACATCAACCACATAGATAAGCCAGAGGCAATCTGGAGTGCCTCCGAGAGTAGTATCGAGGCGATAATTGTTATAGTATTGCTTCGAGTTCTCCATCTCTGGGGGCCTTGTATACTTTAGATAACGAGGGAATAATATGAGTGCGGTGTTGAATCTGAATTCGTTGGAAGACGCTAGGCTTTGGAAAAAGCTACAAGACGGTTTTGTCAATACAAACCAAAATGATATCGCCGCCGAACTTTCAGGAATTGTCAAGGCTGCATGTACGACTGCTGCAGACCGGATAAAGAGATTTCCGTACTACCATCCCGAGTTCACTGTGCACGATGAGCGCCATCTCCTCCGAGTGACAGAACTCATGGCTATGATTCTTGGCGATGGCATCGATCACCTCAATGCGGTTGAGATTGCTCTGCTTATACTTTCTGCATATTTCCACGATCAAGGAATGGTTCCCGAGTCAGATGAATGGGAGAAACTGAAGGAATCGCCAGAGTTTTTGCTCTCCCTAGAGCGATGGAACCAAGACCATCCAAATGTCAGTGATATTCGGCGACAATTAGAAGATCCGCGATTCACTGATCAGGAGAAGGACGCGCTATCCGAGAAACTGCAGCAACATTTGGATGCTCATCGCACCAGTTTCCTACGGATGACGCACGGTGAACGAGCGGAGCAACTTGTCATTCGCCTGTATGGGGCGGCTTCAAGGCTTTCTGTTGCCGGAGTTGAACTTGCCCCATACTTAGGCCGACTATGCGCCTCCCATGCGTGGCCAGCCGCGAGATTGACGGACGAAAACGGGTTTCGCCCGGATCAATCGATCGGCAGCTTTAGCGTGAATCTTCGATTCCTTGCAGTGGTGTTACGCGTCGCGGACATACTGGACTTTGATCGGGACCGCACACCGGAACCACTACTGCGCACGATTAACTTTTCCAGTGCGGTTAGCTTCATTGAGTGGTCCAAACACAGATCCGTCGAGGGGTGGTCGATTTCAAGTGAGCGAATTCGATTTACTCTGGCATGTGAACATCCGGTGTATCAAAAGGCCGCGTACGAATTCATGGACGCCATCGATCACGAACTTCGCGAAGCCCATCGAATCATCGACGAGTTCCCCCGAGGGAGGACGCCTGCGCATTACGTATTGAGTCTCCCGCGCCAGGTGGAACGCGACCGAATAGAACCTAAAAACAATCAGTATCGGTATGCCGATCTTGAGTTCAGTTTGTCACGAGACGAGATCGTTAAATTGCTGATGACCGACAAACTATACAGCAACAATTCTCTTTTTGTCCGTGAACTCATGCAGAACAGCCTCGACGCATTGCGACACAGGGTCGCTATTTACGGAAAAGGCCAGCCAGATTGGGAAGGGGGGGAAATATCAATCAAGCATTTTGTTGACTCAGATGGGAATCAGGTCGTTCAGTGCGTCGACAATGGAATCGGAATGGATGAACTATTGATTCGGAATTTTCTAACCAATGTTGGAAGAAGTTACTACCGCTCTCCTGAGTTTGCTCAGCAACGTGTTGCATTTAGAGAGAAAGGTGTTGATTTCGAGCCTTGTTCGCAATTCGGTATCGGGTTTATGTCGTGCTTCATGTTTGGCGATCAGATTCTAATAAAGACGCGAAAGGACTATGGTCCTGGTCTCGGATACGGTGAGCCTCTAGAGATTGAGATTAGTGGCCTAGGTGGACTGCTAGTAATAAGGAATGGAAAGGTTGACCAGCTTGTCGGTACGACGGTCGAGATTACCGGCCCGCGAAAGCCCGTATTCCTAGACAGTTGGGCGGACGACGTGAGGCTCTGTTCTGTCGTGAATGGCTATGCACTTGCCACGGAGTATCGAATCGTTGCAGAAACGTCAATCGCGGAAATCGCAGAGAAAATTGAGGTTCCGATGCAGCCGGCTTTTAGACGAACGCTTGTCGAGGTAGCCGGGATTGAGAAAAGGCAGGTAATAGAATTCTGTCTGTCGGAAGAAGACTCCAGACTTGGTGGAAAAATAAGAATTGGGCTATTGGTTGATGATCGTGGCGTTCCCTGTATAAAGAACAGCGAAGCTCACTGGGAGATGCGAAAGACTAGACCAGACCGTGGTCTTCACCTGGTGAAGGGGGCTACAAGCACAAGGTTTCATGGCCCATTCAATGAGTCCGCGATTTGTATGGACGGTATCCTAATCTGCGGTGACCCCGGGCGCGAAGACGATGGTGATGATCTTGTGGGGCGCCTTGGTTCCAGGGCTAATCCAATTGGGCTTGGGGACCCATATTTGGTCGACATTCGAGGCGACCTCAAACCAGTAATTACACCCTCCCGAACGCCTCCCGAAAGCTCTCTAGGATATAGAGAAGATCCCACTTGGGCCCGTGTCGGCGACATTCTTCGGCATTCGCATGCGAAAGCTTGGTGTCCCGTTCTAGAAGCGACCCAGCAGGGTCTCTTGCATCTCGACTTTTGGCGCTTGTCCCTAATACATCAGATACCTATTCATATAATGCCTGCAGACTTGCTTTGGAAGCATATCCAACTCCCAGCGATTGTTAGCGAGCTCGATAAAACGTCAGAATGGATTCCACTATCAGATATTGGCACCTTAGAAGATGGATCCTATGGAGAGAAGGACAAGCGGAGAATAGTGTTTTCCGTAAAGGACGGTAGACGGATCGAGTTTGGGGATGATGTGGAATCGTGGAACGTAGGGAGGTCCAGCAGCTTAGATTTGAAGCTTATGAGATTGCTCCTGCGCTTCACGCAAATAAGTCTCGAAGGGAATGAAGTATTCCTCTCAGTTTCAAAGCTGCAATCGCCGGGTTCGTCGGATGCGGAGTTGGTCCTTGCCGATGGGTTCAGGTCACATATATTCGCAATAGAGTATACGGGCGATGCAAGTAGCTTACTATCGGTGCAACGTGAGTTTTCAAATGTCAATCGGAATCATCCAATAGTTCGATACGTTCAGCAATTTCGACATATCCCGTATCGTGAACGCACAGACTTGCAGCAGTACTGTGCAAGCGTCTTGTGGGTACTTGCGAATGACGAGAACATGCCCGCCCTTGGAATGAGAAACGTGAATGAAGGTAGACAGTACAGACGGCTAGGAACGATCTTCAGGGCGATTGATAGCTCCCGATACCGCGATCTGGCTCCGCCATATAGTATTTGGACTAAGGATGGCGGAATCGTTGAAATTACCCACGATGATTTAATTCGTTGGTCCGAATTTCCCCCAGATGACTAAGCATATTGCCTGCATGCGTCATTATGTCCGTCCCAAAGCACCATATCGCGCTTTTTGAGTAGTTCTACAGACATCGATCTACAGATCGCACATCAAACGCCTATCAGTCTTGGAAATCGAGCGAATTCCTGAGGTACAGCGGCGTCCCAGACTTAGTGCGCGTGCCACACGATTCGGTACTCCAATTCGTGTGCCCTTTGGGAAGAGTTCCTGGTTCCCGCAAGACGTACCCGCGCGAGCGTTTTGAAGCAAAGTGCACGTCGCTCGCCGCAGGTAAACGTCATGGCCTACCATCCCCTTTCGTCCAGGCACACGAATGCCTCCTGCG encodes the following:
- a CDS encoding M48 family metallopeptidase; translation: MSQKITAIGILVTLLCLSTFAMAQEVPTPPTPEALATAAAPSHEPVPVPQADELTMQRYRSGNIVWAVNQLLGLGIPLLFLATGWSARLRDKSAQWGKRWYFTLAIYFTLLSLAMGLLQLPWSFYVEFVREHAYGLSNQTFGKWLKDTAITTLLGIVVGVAIIWVPYLLLNKSPRRWWLYTGLLVLPLLILQVFITPIWIEPLFNKFDTMKDKALEEKILALAARAGIDGARVFEVEKSEDTKAVNAYVNGFMDTKRIVLWDTAIEKLKEDELLFVMGHEMGHFVMNHVARFIVLGFVLTFISFYLVHRLSGALIRRYGARWGFTELSDFASLPLILFMMSAMSLVITPAIFGITRYHEHEADRFGLELTHLNHAAATGFVTLQQENLANPNPGWFFTLWRGSHPSIAQRIEFFNTYRPWETGEPLKYGELFEEGK
- a CDS encoding ATP-binding protein, with translation MSAVLNLNSLEDARLWKKLQDGFVNTNQNDIAAELSGIVKAACTTAADRIKRFPYYHPEFTVHDERHLLRVTELMAMILGDGIDHLNAVEIALLILSAYFHDQGMVPESDEWEKLKESPEFLLSLERWNQDHPNVSDIRRQLEDPRFTDQEKDALSEKLQQHLDAHRTSFLRMTHGERAEQLVIRLYGAASRLSVAGVELAPYLGRLCASHAWPAARLTDENGFRPDQSIGSFSVNLRFLAVVLRVADILDFDRDRTPEPLLRTINFSSAVSFIEWSKHRSVEGWSISSERIRFTLACEHPVYQKAAYEFMDAIDHELREAHRIIDEFPRGRTPAHYVLSLPRQVERDRIEPKNNQYRYADLEFSLSRDEIVKLLMTDKLYSNNSLFVRELMQNSLDALRHRVAIYGKGQPDWEGGEISIKHFVDSDGNQVVQCVDNGIGMDELLIRNFLTNVGRSYYRSPEFAQQRVAFREKGVDFEPCSQFGIGFMSCFMFGDQILIKTRKDYGPGLGYGEPLEIEISGLGGLLVIRNGKVDQLVGTTVEITGPRKPVFLDSWADDVRLCSVVNGYALATEYRIVAETSIAEIAEKIEVPMQPAFRRTLVEVAGIEKRQVIEFCLSEEDSRLGGKIRIGLLVDDRGVPCIKNSEAHWEMRKTRPDRGLHLVKGATSTRFHGPFNESAICMDGILICGDPGREDDGDDLVGRLGSRANPIGLGDPYLVDIRGDLKPVITPSRTPPESSLGYREDPTWARVGDILRHSHAKAWCPVLEATQQGLLHLDFWRLSLIHQIPIHIMPADLLWKHIQLPAIVSELDKTSEWIPLSDIGTLEDGSYGEKDKRRIVFSVKDGRRIEFGDDVESWNVGRSSSLDLKLMRLLLRFTQISLEGNEVFLSVSKLQSPGSSDAELVLADGFRSHIFAIEYTGDASSLLSVQREFSNVNRNHPIVRYVQQFRHIPYRERTDLQQYCASVLWVLANDENMPALGMRNVNEGRQYRRLGTIFRAIDSSRYRDLAPPYSIWTKDGGIVEITHDDLIRWSEFPPDD
- a CDS encoding PD40 domain-containing protein, which translates into the protein MDTTFQSHRFLLHCTLVVAAILFPLHRASAEPNEYLIGYYGVGASGSKVAHVIGLIRPDGTDEQFPAFDKPNQHSWVFGPQFSNGRRIFLGSSEELDVAKVRAGKAMTRDWIYDLHTSTLEAACEKDRQADQLRPYALIADDTRLIETAYIGSEERIFIKDLDGANAVELTHENGGFHYALELSHDKSRIACHVTGGKPDFYNPGMYSINVFDLESGKRTFVAGQPEHLMFGPHWSPDDTRLVYLDCLAAQDPAHFRAALAVGKADGSEHRAITPGQTHWFGTPYGSNMSEWSPDGQTVTYTRLSENATRDMSAGGSQLCLLNPDTGAITELTPAEEGTWDYRAAWAPDGSVIAFARVKNGGVRELWLMNPDGSNPRRLTDGYEHRGADHFRWLKVARRD